A genome region from Erigeron canadensis isolate Cc75 chromosome 3, C_canadensis_v1, whole genome shotgun sequence includes the following:
- the LOC122591115 gene encoding survival of motor neuron-related-splicing factor 30 isoform X1, which translates to MEGGGDDVSIEELTSNLSTYKQQLQEVRKLLKSEPGNAEYADVEKELVEVIALTEELLETAREAANSGAGIGTGAADISPTFHQSENDAVSSGMSDGHTLPVGTKVQAVYSEDGEWYDATIEALTPNGYLVAYSGWGNKEEVDPDNVRALEEGIVNPLVEAEKEAEATKQALKRKIAQAATADVDYQSKSLPAKLRIEPEDSEDVKAAKRKKIHAFKSKMRKEQIEVTQNKRQNAWQQFQTTKGRAKKIGFFSGRKRESIFKSPDDPSGKVGVTGSGKGLTDFQRREKHLHLKGANAENTEE; encoded by the exons ATGGAGGGAGGGGGAGATGACGTCAGCATAGAGGAGCTTACTTCCAATCTTTCTACATATAAACAACAGCTTCAAGAG GTTAGGAAGCTTTTGAAGAGTGAACCTGGGAATGCTGAATATGCTGATGTGGAGAAAGAACTCGTTGAG GTGATTGCTTTAACCGAAGAACTCTTAGAAACTGCACGCGAAGCTGCGAATTCTGGAGCTGGTATTGGTACAGGTGCTGCTGACATCTCACCTACATTTCATCAATCGGAGAATGATGCG GTATCAAGCGGAATGTCTGATGGTCACACACTTCCTGTTGGTACTAAAGTTCAAGCCGTTTATAGCGAAGATGGCGAGTG GTATGATGCTACAATTGAGGCTCTTACACCAAATGGATATTTGGTGGCTTACAGTGGGTGGGGAAATAAGGAAGAG GTTGATCCTGATAATGTTCGGGCGTTAGAAGAAGGGATTGTTAATCCGTTAGTGGAAGCTGAGAAGGAAGCAGAAGCAACTAAACAAGCCCTAAAACGTAAGATTGCTCAAGCTGCTACAGCTGATGTGGACTACCAGTCAAAAAGCTTACCAGCAAAACTTCGTATTGAACCAGAAGATTCTGAGGATGTG AAAGCAGCCAAGCGTAAGAAGATACATGCTTTCAAGTCTAAGATGCGAAAGGAGCAAATTGAGGTTACGCAGAATAAGAGGCAAAACGCGTGGCAACAATTTCAAACCACAAAAGGTCGTGCCAAGAAG ATTGGGTTCTTCTCGGGTCGCAAGCGGGAAAGCATATTCAAGTCTCCTGATGATCCTTCTGGTAAGGTAGGTGTGACTGGAAGTGGAAAAGGTCTGACCGATTTCCAAAGAAGGGAAAAGCATCTACATCTCAAGGGAGCTAATGCTGAAAACACCGAagaataa
- the LOC122591115 gene encoding survival of motor neuron-related-splicing factor 30 isoform X2, with the protein MLNMLMWRKNSLRSAICRDGQSTCLSPEFRYYIRVIALTEELLETAREAANSGAGIGTGAADISPTFHQSENDAVSSGMSDGHTLPVGTKVQAVYSEDGEWYDATIEALTPNGYLVAYSGWGNKEEVDPDNVRALEEGIVNPLVEAEKEAEATKQALKRKIAQAATADVDYQSKSLPAKLRIEPEDSEDVKAAKRKKIHAFKSKMRKEQIEVTQNKRQNAWQQFQTTKGRAKKIGFFSGRKRESIFKSPDDPSGKVGVTGSGKGLTDFQRREKHLHLKGANAENTEE; encoded by the exons ATGCTGAATATGCTGATGTGGAGAAAGAACTCGTTGAG GTCTGCTATTTGTCGTGATGGCCAATCTACCTGTCTCTCTCCTGAATTCAGATATTATATAAGA GTGATTGCTTTAACCGAAGAACTCTTAGAAACTGCACGCGAAGCTGCGAATTCTGGAGCTGGTATTGGTACAGGTGCTGCTGACATCTCACCTACATTTCATCAATCGGAGAATGATGCG GTATCAAGCGGAATGTCTGATGGTCACACACTTCCTGTTGGTACTAAAGTTCAAGCCGTTTATAGCGAAGATGGCGAGTG GTATGATGCTACAATTGAGGCTCTTACACCAAATGGATATTTGGTGGCTTACAGTGGGTGGGGAAATAAGGAAGAG GTTGATCCTGATAATGTTCGGGCGTTAGAAGAAGGGATTGTTAATCCGTTAGTGGAAGCTGAGAAGGAAGCAGAAGCAACTAAACAAGCCCTAAAACGTAAGATTGCTCAAGCTGCTACAGCTGATGTGGACTACCAGTCAAAAAGCTTACCAGCAAAACTTCGTATTGAACCAGAAGATTCTGAGGATGTG AAAGCAGCCAAGCGTAAGAAGATACATGCTTTCAAGTCTAAGATGCGAAAGGAGCAAATTGAGGTTACGCAGAATAAGAGGCAAAACGCGTGGCAACAATTTCAAACCACAAAAGGTCGTGCCAAGAAG ATTGGGTTCTTCTCGGGTCGCAAGCGGGAAAGCATATTCAAGTCTCCTGATGATCCTTCTGGTAAGGTAGGTGTGACTGGAAGTGGAAAAGGTCTGACCGATTTCCAAAGAAGGGAAAAGCATCTACATCTCAAGGGAGCTAATGCTGAAAACACCGAagaataa
- the LOC122591115 gene encoding survival of motor neuron-related-splicing factor 30 isoform X3 produces the protein MQVIALTEELLETAREAANSGAGIGTGAADISPTFHQSENDAVSSGMSDGHTLPVGTKVQAVYSEDGEWYDATIEALTPNGYLVAYSGWGNKEEVDPDNVRALEEGIVNPLVEAEKEAEATKQALKRKIAQAATADVDYQSKSLPAKLRIEPEDSEDVKAAKRKKIHAFKSKMRKEQIEVTQNKRQNAWQQFQTTKGRAKKIGFFSGRKRESIFKSPDDPSGKVGVTGSGKGLTDFQRREKHLHLKGANAENTEE, from the exons ATGCAGGTGATTGCTTTAACCGAAGAACTCTTAGAAACTGCACGCGAAGCTGCGAATTCTGGAGCTGGTATTGGTACAGGTGCTGCTGACATCTCACCTACATTTCATCAATCGGAGAATGATGCG GTATCAAGCGGAATGTCTGATGGTCACACACTTCCTGTTGGTACTAAAGTTCAAGCCGTTTATAGCGAAGATGGCGAGTG GTATGATGCTACAATTGAGGCTCTTACACCAAATGGATATTTGGTGGCTTACAGTGGGTGGGGAAATAAGGAAGAG GTTGATCCTGATAATGTTCGGGCGTTAGAAGAAGGGATTGTTAATCCGTTAGTGGAAGCTGAGAAGGAAGCAGAAGCAACTAAACAAGCCCTAAAACGTAAGATTGCTCAAGCTGCTACAGCTGATGTGGACTACCAGTCAAAAAGCTTACCAGCAAAACTTCGTATTGAACCAGAAGATTCTGAGGATGTG AAAGCAGCCAAGCGTAAGAAGATACATGCTTTCAAGTCTAAGATGCGAAAGGAGCAAATTGAGGTTACGCAGAATAAGAGGCAAAACGCGTGGCAACAATTTCAAACCACAAAAGGTCGTGCCAAGAAG ATTGGGTTCTTCTCGGGTCGCAAGCGGGAAAGCATATTCAAGTCTCCTGATGATCCTTCTGGTAAGGTAGGTGTGACTGGAAGTGGAAAAGGTCTGACCGATTTCCAAAGAAGGGAAAAGCATCTACATCTCAAGGGAGCTAATGCTGAAAACACCGAagaataa
- the LOC122591114 gene encoding purple acid phosphatase 2-like, which yields MRSSQHLFVSFLWVLIASNGTFLSCKGGITSTFIRKEEKSADMPLNSDVFGIPPGYNAPQQVHITQGDHIGKAVIVSWVTEIEPGSSTVLYWSQKSSRKQEANGKVTSYKYYSYTSGYIHHCTIHNLEYNTRYYYAIGFGNTTRTFWFMVPPKVGPNVPYTFGIIGDLGQTYDSNRTLTNYEMNPVKGQTVLFLGDLSYADEYPFHDNVRWDTWGRFVERSTAYQPWIWTSGNHELDYEPKIGETKPFKPYLKRYHVPFKSSKSTNPLWYSIKRASAYIIVLSSYSAYGKSTPQYKWLRKELKKVDRSETPWLIILMHSPWYNSNNAHYMEGETMRVVFEHFFVQSKVDIVFAGHVHAYERSERVSNIAYNIINGKCSPVEDQSAPVYITIGDGGNIQGLASNFTEPQPTYSAFREASFGHATLEIMNQTHAFYAWHRNEDGYSNQADSLWLYNRYWYPMNDSTTKH from the exons ATGAGATCTTCTCAgcatttgtttgtttcttttctcTGGGTTTTGATAGCAAGCAATGGAACATTTTTGTCATGTAAAGGAGGGATTACTAGCACGTTTATccgaaaagaagaaaagagcgcAGACATGCCTCTTAATAGTGATGTCTTTGGTATTCCTCCAGGCTATAATGCTCCTCAACAG GTTCATATAACACAAGGAGATCATATTGGAAAAGCAGTAATTGTATCATGGGTAACTGAAATTGAACCTGGTTCAAGCACCGTGCTTTATTGGAGTCAAAAAAGCAGCCGCAAACAAGAAGCCAATGGAAAAGTTACTAGCTATAAGTACTACAGCTACACATCTGGTTATATCCATCACTGCACCATCCATAATTTAGAG TATAATACCAGATACTACTACGCGATCGGGTTTGGAAACACTACAAGGACCTTTTGGTTTATGGTTCCTCCCAAGGTTGGACCCAATGTCCCTTACACCTTTGGAATCATAG GGGACCTTGGTCAAACATATGATTCAAATCGCACTCTTACCAATTATGAAATGAACCCCGTAAAAGGGCAAACTGTACTGTTCCTCGGGGACCTTTCATATGCCGATGAATATCCTTTCCATGACAATGTAAGGTGGGATACTTGGGGACGGTTCGTTGAAAGAAGCACTGCCTATCAACCCTGGATATGGACTAGTGGAAATCATGAGCTTGATTATGAACCTAAGATT GGTGAAACTAAGCCGTTCAAGCCCTATCTAAAACGATACCatgttcctttcaaatcatcaaaaagcACAAATCCCCTTTGGTACTCGATCAAACGAGCTTCAGCCTATATAATTGTGTTGTCCTCCTACTCTGCATATG GAAAATCCACACCTCAATACAAATGGCTCCggaaagaattaaaaaaagtcGATAGGAGTGAAACACCATGGTTGATTATTCTTATGCATTCCCCTTGGTACAATAGCAACAATGCACATTATATGGAAGGAGAGACAATGAGAGTtgtttttgaacattttttcGTGCAATCTAAAGTTGATATTGTGTTTGCCGGTCATGTTCATGCTTATGAGCGTTCG GAACGCGTATCTAACATTGCATACAATATCATAAATGGGAAGTGCTCTCCGGTGGAAGACCAATCTGCCCCAGTTTATATAACCATTGGTGACGGAGGAAACATTCAAGGATTGGCAAGCAA CTTTACCGAGCCACAACCAACATATTCAGCATTCAGAGAAGCAAGTTTTGGGCATGCTACGTTGGAAATTATGAACCAGACACATGCTTTCTATGCTTGGCACCGCAACGAAGATGGATATTCAAATCAAGCTGATTCATTATGGCTCTATAATAGATACTGGTATCCCATGAATGACTCAACGACCaaacattaa
- the LOC122591727 gene encoding putative UDP-glucuronate:xylan alpha-glucuronosyltransferase 4, translated as MASKPLFIKKKTFPLLIVLLCLTLTLLIHTTIYNLHLNYQEITITHNLNATEQPHWYDKLQFLTKNRLNKPRIGLVNVELANHGLADHLVIINFEKVDKDKKWEHFLPVYNGEWGPMKCPEVPMPPSYEKLDVVVAQVPDGVRDVFRLQVNLVVANVLVNSGWDDNGDHREVYVVFIGRSRPMLEIFRCDDMIWEGVDYRIYKPDIKRLYEKVNMPVGSCMNSSPSLQSTGQMTANKYTSREAYVTVLHSSEAYVCGAIALAQSILQTNSTKDLILLADHSISPTSLRGLKAAGWKIKLIERIRSPHAKKGAYNEYNYSKLRIWQLIEYTKVIFIDADLIVLKNLDELFNHPQLSAVENNRSLFNSGLILIEPSQCMFNTLMEKIYTLGSYNGGDQGFLNEAFTWWHRFHSMVNYLKYFQDTNNNTQHEIPDNLYTIHYLGLKPWMCYKDYDCNWDMADHRRYASDSAHKRWWKVYETMNSKLRPFCGLTKQMDTRIRKWRGVAKIAGFRDGHWKIIVKDTRQTLG; from the exons ATGGCTTCAAAGCcattatttataaagaaaaaaactttccCCCTCCTAATTGTCCTCCTTTGTCTAACACTTACTCTTCTAATCCATACCACCATTTACAATCTCCACTTGAACTACCAAGAAATAACCATCACACATAACCTCAATGCTACGGAACAACCACATTGGTATGACAAACTCCAATTCTTGACCAAAAACCGACTAAATAAGCCAAGGATCGGTCTGGTCAACGTAGAATTAGCTAACCATGGCTTAGCTGATCACTTGGTCATTATTAACTTTGAAAAAGTGGATAAAGATAAGAAATGGGAACATTTCTTACCAGTGTACAACGGGGAGTGGGGCCCAATGAAGTGCCCCGAAGTCCCTATGCCACCTTCGTATGAGAAGTTGGACGTAGTGGTGGCTCAGGTTCCGGATGGTGTTCGTGACGTGTTTAGGTTGCAAGTGAATTTGGTGGTGGCAAATGTATTGGTAAATAGTGGTTGGGATGATAATGGTGATCATAGGGAAGTTTATGTAGTGTTTATAGGAAGGTCAAGGCCAATGTTGGAGATTTTTagatgtgatgatatgatatgggaaGGGGTTGATTATAGGATTTACAAACCAGATATAAAAAGACTTTATGAGAAGGTTAATATGCCTGTTGGCTCTTGCATGAATTCATCACCATCTTTACAATCTACTG GTCAAATGACGGCGAATAAATACACATCAAGAGAGGCATATGTGACCGTTCTTCACTCCTCTGAAGCCTATGTATGTGGTGCTATAGCTTTAGCACAAAGCATCTTGCAGACAAACTCAACCAAGGATCTAATCCTGCTTGCTGATCATTCCATTTCTCCAACATCCCTTAGAGGACTTAAAGCCGCCGGATGGAAGATTAAGCTTATTGAACGTATACGAAGCCCTCATGCAAAAAAAGGTGCATATAATGAATATAACTATAGCAAACTTCGAATATGGCAGCTCATTGAGTACACCAAAGTTATCTTCATAGATGCCGATCTTATAGTATTAAAGAACTTGGATGAGCTTTTTAATCATCCACAACTCTCAGCCGTTGAAAATAATAGGTCTTTATTTAACTCGGGTCTCATTTTAATAGAACCATCACAATGTATGTTTAATACCTTGATGGAAAAGATATACACTTTAGGATCATACAATGGAGGTGATCAAGGTTTTCTTAATGAAGCTTTTACGTGGTGGCATCGGTTCCATTCAATGGTAAACTATCTAAAGTACTTCCAAGATACAAATAACAACACTCAACATGAAATCCCGGATAATTTATACACCATTCATTATTTGGGGTTGAAACCGTGGATGTGTTATAAAGATTATGATTGTAACTGGGATATGGCTGACCATCGACGTTATGCTAGTGATTCGGCTCATAAAAGATGGTGGAAGGTTTATGAGACAATGAATAGTAAGTTGAGACCGTTTTGTGGGTTAACGAAACAGATGGATACACGGATAAGAAAATGGAGAGGGGTAGCCAAGATTGCGGGTTTTAGAGATGGACATTGGAAGATAATAGTAAAAGATACAAGACAGACATTGGGTTAA
- the LOC122593987 gene encoding putative UDP-glucuronate:xylan alpha-glucuronosyltransferase 4: protein MASKPLFLKKKPFPLFLLLLCLTLTLLIHTTTYNLHSEDESNTSTRHLTSTNELPYWYDRIRFLTKNGPDKLKFGLVNIDADHTRFNSLADLVVINFEKVDKVKKWEDFFPEWVDEDGKWGPMKCPKIPIPPSYKKVDVVVAQVPDGVRDVFRLQVNLVVANMLVNSGWDDGGDHREVYVVFIGKSRPMLEIFRCDDMIWEEGDYRIYKPDIRRLYEKVNMPVGSCMISSPSLQPAGRMTKNKYISREAYVTVLHSSETYVCGAIALAQSILQTNTTKDLILLADHSISPKSLRGLKDAGWKIKLIERIRSPHAKKGAYNEYNYSKLRIWQLIEYTKVIFIDADLIVLKNLDEFFNHPQLSAVGNDKYLFNSGLILIEPSQCMFNTLMEKIHTLGSYNGGDQGFLNEAFTWWHRFHSKLNHLKIFQDDKNNHKHEIPDNLYTIHYLGLKPWMCYKDYDCNWDMSDRRRYASDSAHKKWWKVYETMNSKLRPFCGLTKHMDARIRKWRGIAKTAGFRDGHWKIKVKDRRQTLHI from the exons ATGGCTTCAAAGCcattatttttaaagaaaaaacctttTCCCCTCTTCCTTCTCCTCCTTTGTCTAACACTTACTCTTCTAATCCATACCACCACTTACAATCTCCACTCGGAAGACGAATCAAATACTTCCACACGTCATCTTACTTCCACGAATGAACTGCCATATTGGTATGACAGAATCCGGTTCTTGACCAAAAACGGACCTGATAAGCTAAAGTTCGGACTGGTTAACATAGATGCTGACCATACCCGATTCAATAGCTTAGCTGATTTGGTcgttattaattttgaaaaagttgATAAAGTTAAGAAATGGGAAGATTTCTTCCCAGAGTGGGTGGATGAGGACGGGAAGTGGGGCCCAATGAAGTGCCCCAAAATCCCTATTCCGCCTTCATATAAGAAGGTTGACGTGGTGGTGGCTCAAGTTCCAGATGGTGTCCGAGACGTGTTTAGGTTGCAAGTGAATTTAGTTGTGGCAAATATGTTGGTAAATAGTGGTTGGGATGATGGTGGTGATCATAGGGAAGTGTATGTAGTGTTTATTGGAAAGTCAAGGCCAATGTTGGAGATTTTTAGGtgtgatgatatgatatgggaaGAGGGTGATTATAGGATTTACAAACCAGATATAAGAAGACTCTATGAGAAGGTTAATATGCCTGTTGGCTCTTGCATGATTTCATCACCATCTTTGCAACCTGCCG GTCGAATGACGAAGAATAAATACATATCAAGAGAGGCATATGTAACCGTCCTTCACTCCTCAGAAACATACGTTTGTGGTGCAATAGCTTTAGCACAAAGCATCTTGCAAACAAACACAACCAAGGACTTAATCCTGCTTGCTGATCATTCTATATCTCCAAAATCCCTTAGAGGACTTAAAGACGCCGGATGGAAGATCAAGCTTATTGAACGTATACGAAGCCCTCACGCAAAAAAAGGTGCATATAATGAATATAACTATAGCAAACTTCGAATATGGCAACTCATTGAGTACACTAAAGTTATCTTCATAGACGCGGATCTTATAGTGTTAAAGAACTTAGACGAGTTCTTTAATCATCCACAACTCTCGGCCGTTGgaaatgataaatatttatttaactcGGGTCTCATTTTAATAGAACCATCACAATGTATGTTTAATACCTTGATGGAAAAGATACATACTCTAGGATCATACAATGGAGGTGATCAAGGTTTTCTTAATGAAGCTTTTACGTGGTGGCATCGGTTTCATTCAAAGTTAAACCATCTAAAGATTTTCCAAGATGACAAAAACAACCACAAACATGAAATCCCGGATAATTTGTACACAATTCATTATTTGGGGTTGAAACCATGGATGTGTTACAAAGATTATGATTGTAATTGGGATATGTCTGACCGTCGACGTTATGCTAGTGATTCGGCTCACAAAAAATGGTGGAAGGTTTATGAGACGATGAATAGTAAGCTAAGACCGTTTTGTGGGTTAACAAAACATATGGATGCACGGATAAGGAAGTGGAGAGGGATAGCCAAGACTGCGGGTTTTAGAGATGGTCATTGGAAGATAAAGGTGAAAGATAGAAGACAAACATTGCATATATGA
- the LOC122590595 gene encoding DNA polymerase lambda isoform X1: protein MAPKARSDPNGIFSGMVVFLVDNGVQRRRLQIWQQKLVQLGAIIEEENLTRNVTHIFALNSDSLEQKFGPNLLRRFKGVILLYQWLEDSLRLGEKVSDESYTIQLDSCQNSHSNSSKENPVESADVKESNASQLHPCKKLKSSPKNSEGSCSEIKDKSFNDSVDGASRIVSSFKDNSNLGRSPSISQVNPPAQQSSVSAPDATLPYHPPDLNRNITEIFSKLINIYRALGEDRRSFSYYKAIPVIERLPFKVESVDQVKDLPGIGKSMQDHIHEIVTTGKLSKLEHFESDEKVRTISLFGEVWGIGPATALKLYEKGHRSLDDLKSDDTLTTSQRLGLKYFDDIRTRIPRNEVQEMDHLLQKAAQDVLPGVSVVCGGSYRRGKATCGDLDIIVTHPDGKSHIGFLPKYVNHLKDMNFLREDLVFSIHSEQDTDSGIDTYFGLCTYPGQELRHRIDLKVYPKDIYPFGLIHWTGNDVVNRRLRILAESKGFRLDDNGLFPATHGSGGKRVSASTSLKFNSEKEVFEFLGFPWLEPHERNI from the exons ATGGCGCCAAAGGCTCGTTCGGATCCTAACGGAATATTCTCCGGAATGGTCGTCTTCCTCGTTGATAACGGCGTTCAACGACGTCGTTTACAG ATATGGCAGCAAAAACTAGTACAGTTGGGAGCAATCATAGAAGAAGAAAATTTGACCCGAAATGTCACTCATATATTCGCACTTAATTCGGACTCACTTGAACAAAAATTTGGCCCTAACTTATTACGCCGATTCAAAGGG GTCATTCTTCTTTATCAATGGTTAGAGGACAGTTTGAGGCTAGGAGAGAAAGTTAGCGATGAATCATACACAATCCAGTTGGATTCATGTCAAAATTCCCACAGTAACTCCTCTAAAGAGAACCCTGTTGAATCTGCTGATGTAAAAGAATCAAATGCAAGTCAGTTACACCCTTGTAAAAAGCTGAAGTCCTCACCCAAAAACTCAGAAGGTTCCTGCTCAGAAATAAAAGATAAGTCATTTAATGACTCAGTCGATGGTGCTTCACGCATTGTTTCTAGCTTTAAAGATAATTCAAACCTTGGGAGGTCTCCAAGCATTAGCCAAGTCAACCCTCCTGCTCAACAGAGCTCT GTCAGTGCACCAGATGCTACCTTGCCATATCACCCTCCCGACTTAAATAGAAATATCACCGAAATATTCAGCAAGCTTATCAATATTTATAGAG CTTTGGGTGAGGATCGACGGTCCTTCAGTTATTACAAGGCCATTCCAGTTATTGAAAGGTTGCCATTTAAAGTTGAAAGTGTGGATCAAGTCAAAGACTTGCCTGGTATCGGGAAATCAATGCAGGATCAT ATACATGAGATTGTGACGACTGGGAAATTGTCCAAGTTGGAACACTTCGAGAGTGACGAAAAG GTACGTACAATTAGCTTGTTTGGGGAAGTATGGGGCATTGGTCCAGCAACCGCATTGAAACTGTATGAAAAAGGACACAGGAGTCTGGATGATCTAAAAAGTGATGATACATTGACGACTTCACAACGATTGGGGTTGaaatattttgatgatattagAACAAGGATACCACGTAATGAG GTGCAAGAGATGGATCACTTGCTACAGAAAGCTGCACAAGATGTTTTACCTGGA GTAAGTGTTGTGTGTGGGGGATCATACAGACGTGGAAAGGCTACTTGTGGGGATCTGGATATTATAGTTACACATCCTGATGGAAAAAG TCATATAGGTTTTCTACCAAAGTATGTTAATCATTTGAAAGATATGAACTTTTTAAGAGAGGATCTGGTCTTCAGTATTCACAGTGAGCAG GATACTGACTCTGGGATTGATACATACTTTGGTCTTTGCACATATCCTGGTCAGGAGCTTCGACATCGTATTGATTTGAAG GTATACCCAAAGGATATATATCCTTTTGGGCTAATACATTGGACGGGGAATGATGTGGTGAACAGAAG ACTGAGAATACTTGCAGAATCCAAAGGGTTCCGACTGGATGACAATGGACTGTTCCCTGCAACTCATGGTTCCGGAGGAAAAAGG GTCAGCGCCAGTACAAGCTTGAAGTTCAACTCTGAAAAGGAAGTGTTTGAATTTCTTGGATTTCCCTGGCTCGAACCACATGAACGGAATATTTGA
- the LOC122590595 gene encoding DNA polymerase lambda isoform X2 codes for MAPKARSDPNGIFSGMVVFLVDNGVQRRRLQIWQQKLVQLGAIIEEENLTRNVTHIFALNSDSLEQKFGPNLLRRFKGVILLYQWLEDSLRLGEKVSDESYTIQLDSCQNSHSNSSKENPVESADVKESNASQLHPCKKLKSSPKNSEGSCSEIKDKSFNDSVDGASRIVSSFKDNSNLGRSPSISQVNPPAQQSSVSAPDATLPYHPPDLNRNITEIFSKLINIYRALGEDRRSFSYYKAIPVIERLPFKVESVDQVKDLPGIGKSMQDHIHEIVTTGKLSKLEHFESDEKVQEMDHLLQKAAQDVLPGVSVVCGGSYRRGKATCGDLDIIVTHPDGKSHIGFLPKYVNHLKDMNFLREDLVFSIHSEQDTDSGIDTYFGLCTYPGQELRHRIDLKVYPKDIYPFGLIHWTGNDVVNRRLRILAESKGFRLDDNGLFPATHGSGGKRVSASTSLKFNSEKEVFEFLGFPWLEPHERNI; via the exons ATGGCGCCAAAGGCTCGTTCGGATCCTAACGGAATATTCTCCGGAATGGTCGTCTTCCTCGTTGATAACGGCGTTCAACGACGTCGTTTACAG ATATGGCAGCAAAAACTAGTACAGTTGGGAGCAATCATAGAAGAAGAAAATTTGACCCGAAATGTCACTCATATATTCGCACTTAATTCGGACTCACTTGAACAAAAATTTGGCCCTAACTTATTACGCCGATTCAAAGGG GTCATTCTTCTTTATCAATGGTTAGAGGACAGTTTGAGGCTAGGAGAGAAAGTTAGCGATGAATCATACACAATCCAGTTGGATTCATGTCAAAATTCCCACAGTAACTCCTCTAAAGAGAACCCTGTTGAATCTGCTGATGTAAAAGAATCAAATGCAAGTCAGTTACACCCTTGTAAAAAGCTGAAGTCCTCACCCAAAAACTCAGAAGGTTCCTGCTCAGAAATAAAAGATAAGTCATTTAATGACTCAGTCGATGGTGCTTCACGCATTGTTTCTAGCTTTAAAGATAATTCAAACCTTGGGAGGTCTCCAAGCATTAGCCAAGTCAACCCTCCTGCTCAACAGAGCTCT GTCAGTGCACCAGATGCTACCTTGCCATATCACCCTCCCGACTTAAATAGAAATATCACCGAAATATTCAGCAAGCTTATCAATATTTATAGAG CTTTGGGTGAGGATCGACGGTCCTTCAGTTATTACAAGGCCATTCCAGTTATTGAAAGGTTGCCATTTAAAGTTGAAAGTGTGGATCAAGTCAAAGACTTGCCTGGTATCGGGAAATCAATGCAGGATCAT ATACATGAGATTGTGACGACTGGGAAATTGTCCAAGTTGGAACACTTCGAGAGTGACGAAAAG GTGCAAGAGATGGATCACTTGCTACAGAAAGCTGCACAAGATGTTTTACCTGGA GTAAGTGTTGTGTGTGGGGGATCATACAGACGTGGAAAGGCTACTTGTGGGGATCTGGATATTATAGTTACACATCCTGATGGAAAAAG TCATATAGGTTTTCTACCAAAGTATGTTAATCATTTGAAAGATATGAACTTTTTAAGAGAGGATCTGGTCTTCAGTATTCACAGTGAGCAG GATACTGACTCTGGGATTGATACATACTTTGGTCTTTGCACATATCCTGGTCAGGAGCTTCGACATCGTATTGATTTGAAG GTATACCCAAAGGATATATATCCTTTTGGGCTAATACATTGGACGGGGAATGATGTGGTGAACAGAAG ACTGAGAATACTTGCAGAATCCAAAGGGTTCCGACTGGATGACAATGGACTGTTCCCTGCAACTCATGGTTCCGGAGGAAAAAGG GTCAGCGCCAGTACAAGCTTGAAGTTCAACTCTGAAAAGGAAGTGTTTGAATTTCTTGGATTTCCCTGGCTCGAACCACATGAACGGAATATTTGA